CTTCGCCGGATACGATTCCGGTGTCGCTGCCGGCGGAACAGAACCGGGGCCCTCAGCGATTGAGCGTGTGGATCGCGAGGTCCTGTTCGTTGGCCGCGGCTTCCTCGATCGACTCGGAGAGCGTCGGGTGGGGGTGTATCGATTCCGCGAGTTCACCCGCTGACAGGCCTGCCTCGACGGCGAGCGTGATCTCGGAAATCAGCTCCGAGGCCTCCGGACCCACGACCTGACCGCCGAGCACGACGCCGCCGTCCCCGCACACGAGACGGACGAACCCCTCGGTATGTCCGATCGTGAGTGCACGTCCGCTGGCGCGCATCGGGAACTCGCCGACCGACACGGCGTGGTCGGTCTCTTCGGCCTCCGCTTCGGTCAGCCCGACCGTCGCGATCTCCGGGGACGTGAACGCGACGGCGGGGATCGCCCGATCCACGGCCGAGGAATCCCGGCCGGCGATCTCGGCGGCGGCGATTTCCCCCTCCGTCGCGCCGGCGTGCGCGAGCATCGGTTCGCCCGCCACGTCGCCGACGGCGAACACGTGATCGACGGCCGTGCGCCCGTACTCGTCCGTTCGAACGAATCCGTCCTCGTCCGGTTCGATGCCGATCCGGCCGAGGTCAATCGTGTCCGTCACGGGGGTCCGACCCACCGCGACCAGCACCGCGTCCGCCTCGTACTCCCGCCGGTCGCCGCTGTCGACGTCCTCCGTCGTGACCGCGACACCCCGGTCGGTGGGATGACACTCAGAAGCGAGTTCGCCGTAGTTCGTCTCGATCCCGAGCTCCGACGCCGCCGACGCGACCGGCGCGACCAGATCCGGGGAGAACGCTGGCATCATCGAATCGAGCGCCTCGACGACCGTGACCTCGACGCCGAGTTTCGCGAACAGCGTCGAGAGTTCCATCCCGATGTACCCCGCACCGACGACCACGAGACTGTCCGGAAGTTCGTCGAGCGCCAGCGCTCCCTTGGCATCGAGCACTTCGGGTCGATGAAACTCGAACCCCGGGAGTTCGATGGGACGGCTGCCCGTCGCCACGACGGCGTACTCGAACGTGAGCCGCTCGGACTCGCCGTTCGGCCCCTCGATGCGGGCCGAGTGCTCGTCCTCGAACGCCGCGCGTCCGTTCACGAGCGAGACGCGGTTGGCCTTGCAGAGTTTCTCGACGCTCCGGTTCATGTTTCCGACGACGTCGTCCTTCCACTCGACCATCCGCTGGAAGTCGACGTCGACGTCGGCCGAGATCCCCATCTGAGAGCCCGTCCGCGCGTCGTGGGCGACGTTCGCCGCCGAGAGCAGCGCCTTCGAGGGGATACAGCCGCGGTTGAGACAGGTCCCGCCCAGGGCGTGCATCTCGACGAGCGTCACGTCGAGGTCGTACTGCGCCGCGCGGATCGCGGCGACGTACCCCGCGGGACCGCCGCCCACGACGAGGACCTCCGTGTCGAAGCGCTCACTCATCGACTTCCTCGACAGCCTCCTCGACGTCCCGCCACGAGAGGCGCGGGTTCCGTGCGGCGCTGGTCTGATCGATGCGCGCCGCGGCGGTCGTCGTGGGAGCCGCAGCGAGTTCCTCGGGCGTCTTCTGGCTCGCCGCCGTGAACGCGTCCGCCAGCACGTCGAGTTGGTCCTTGCTCAGCGCCTCCGTGGGCTCGGTCATCAGCGCCTCGTCGACGATTTCCGGCCACTTGGTCGTCGGCGGGTGCACCGCCTCGTCGAGCATCCCCTTGGCGAACTCCGCCGCGTCGACGTCGCCGGCGCTGGCGACGAACTCGTGATGGAACGGCCCGTACGGGACGTCGAGATCGATCTGTGAGGCGAGGTAGTTCGCGTTCAGGACGGCCATCGCAGAGGTGTCCTTCAGTCCGGCGTCACCGAGCCGGGAGATGTACGCGTAGGTCTTCAGAAGCACCAGCCAGTTGCCGTGGAAGCCGTGGACCTTCCCGACGCTCTCAGGGGGCTCGGAGAACTCGAACGAGCCGTCGTCGGCCTCGCGGACGTGCGGGTCGGGGAGGAACTCCGTGAGTTCGTCCACGACGCCGATCGGTCCGGCCCCCGGACCGCCGCCGCCGTGTGGCGACGCGAACGTCTTGTGCACGTTGTAGTGCATGATGTCGAAGCCCATATCGCCGGGACGCGCACGGCCGAGCAGCGCGTTGAGGTTCGCGCCGTCGTAGTAGAGCAGGCCGCCCGCGTCGTGGACGATCTCGGCGATCTCTTCGATGTCGCGCTCGAAGAGCCCCAGCGTGTTCGGGTTCGTCAGCATCAACGCCGCCGTCGACTCCCCGACGGCCTCTTCGAGCGCGTCGACGGGGACGCGCCCGTCCTCGTCGCTCGGAAGTTCGACGACGTCGTAGCCGGCCATCGCGGCGCTCGCGAAGTTCGTCCCGTGGGCCGATGCAGGTACGATCACCTCCCGGCGGTCGTCGTCTTCGTCGTTCGAGCGGTGATAGGCGCGCGCCACGAGCAGGCCGGTGAACTCCCCGGCCGCCCCGGCGGGCGGTTGCAGCGTCACCGCGTCCATCCCGCCGATCTCCGCCAGGTACTCCTGGAGTCCGTGGAGGACTGCGAGGGTGCCCTGCGCGTACTCGTCGGGGCGGTCCGGATGGATCGCGCCGTCTTCCAGCGCGGCGACGTCCTCGGTGAACTTCGGGTTGTACTTCATCGTACAGCTCCCCAGCGGGTACGGCCCGTGTTCGACCGAGTAGTTCATCTGCGAGAGCCGCGTGTAGTGGCTCGCGACCTCGGGTTCGGCCGGTTCCGGCAGCGTCAGTTCGTCGCGGACCAGTTCGTCGGGCAGATCGACGTCGTCGTGGGTGACGGTCTCCGTCCGCTTCTCCGAGAGGAGCGGTTCGTTGACCGCCTCGCCGCTCTCGGTCTCCCGCTCCCAGGTGGCCTGTCGGTAGTTCATGCCAGCACCTCCCGAACGGCCGCGACCAGATCGTCCAACGCGCCGCTGTTGGTCTCCGTCACGCACACCTGGATCTCGAACTCACCGACCTCGTGGACGAGGAAGCCCTGCTCGGCCAGTTCCGACACCACCTCGGCTGCGGGACGGTCCGTGCGCGCGACGAACTCGCGGAAGTGGTGGCGGTCGTCGACCGGCGCCGAGACGCCGTCGACGTCGTCGAGTCGGGCGGCAGCCTCAGCGGCCGTCGTCACGGACTCCTCGGCGAGGGCTGAAAGGCCCGACGCGCCGAGCGACGCGATGTGGATCGCCGTTCGGAGCGCGACCCACGCCTGGTTCGTACAGATGTTCGACGTGGCCCGCTCTTTCCGGATGTGCTGTTCTCGGGTCTGGAGGGTCAGGGTGTAGGCACGCCGTCCGTCGGCCGTCTCGCTCGTCCCCACGAGCCGGCCGGGGGCTTGCCGCAGATACGACTCCGTGACGGCGAACAGGCCGAGTCCCATCCCGTGACTGGCCGAGAGCCCGAGTACGCTCGCGTCGCCGACGACGATGTCGGCACCCACCGCGGCCGGTTCTTGGAGGAGCGCCAGTGCGACCGGATCGGAGCCGAGGCAGAACGCCGCCTCGTGGTCGTCCGCGAGCGTCGCGACCGCCGACAGCCGCTCTTCGATCGCGCCCCCGGTCGTCGGCGATTCGGCGTACACCATCACGACGTCGTCGTCGATCAGTTCCGCGAGCGCGTCGAGGTCGGCGTTGCCGTCGGCGAGCGGATACGTCTCCACCGCCAACTCCGCGCCGTCGGCGTAGTTCTCCAACACGCTGCGTCGCTCCGAGCGGATGGTCTCGGGGACGAGGACGCGCGACCCGCTGGTGTCTCTGACCCGGGCCGAAAGCGTTGCTGCCTCGCCGAGTGCGGTCGCGGCGTCGTACATCGAACAGTTCGCGACCGGGAGCCCGGTCAGTTCGACGATCATCGACTGGAACTCGAAGAGCGCCTGGAGGAATCCCTGCGAGGTCTCCGGTTGATACTGCGTGTAGGAGGTCAGAAACTCCGAGCGCAGCGAGAGGTAGTCGACGACCGACGGCACGTAGTGGTCGTAGTGGCCGCGACCGAGGAACTCGGTCCGGTCGGCGTTCCGCCCGAGCAGCTCCTCGATTTCGGTCACGACCTCGAACTCCGACTTCGCCTCGATGTCGAAGTCGCCGTCGAACGCGACCGCCTCCGGAACGTCGAACAGTTCTTCCACGCTTTCGGCACCGATGGCCGAGAGCATCTCCTCTACTTCCTGTGGCGTCTGCGGGGCGAAGGGACTCGATTCGTCGAGTTCGTGCGTCCGGTCCGCCTCGTCGTGCTGTATTCGTTGCATTGTCGTTATTCGATCTGCTCGCGGTAGTCGGTTGCGCCGAGCGCCTCGTCGGGTACCGCTCCGTCGATCTCGAAGAGCCACCCCTCGCCGTACGGATCGGTGTTGAGCAGTTCCGGCTGATCGAGCACGCCGTCGTTCGTCGCGGTCACCGCCCCCGTGACGGGCGTGTAGATGTCCGAGACCGCCTTGATGCTCTCGACGACGGCGCAGGCGTCTCCGCTGTCGAGGGACTCGCCCTCCGCCGGGAGTTCGACGAACACGACGTCGCCGAGTTCGTCCTGCGCGAAGTCGGTGATTCCGATGCGCAGGGCGTCCCCGCTGTCGTCGATCCATTCGTGTGAGTCGGTGTACCGTAATTCGTCGGGCGTCTCGTGCGTCATTGGTGCTGGGATTCGTCGGGGTTGTCGTTCGTCATTTGCACTAGTGTGTGTTCGGTCCGGGTTACTCGCCGCACGATTCGAGGAACGGCGTGTCGACGACGGTCGCGTCGACGGTCCGGTCGCGGATCGAGACGGCCAGTTCGGTGCCCGAAGCAGCGGAACCGGCGTCGACGTAGCCGAGTGCGATCGGAATTTCGAGTGTGGGACTCATCGTGCCGCTGGTCACCTGCCCGACGTCGTCGCCGTCGGCGACGATCCGGTGTCCGTGACGGGCGATCGCCCGCTCCTCGAGCCGCAGTCCGACGATCCGCTCGTCGACTCCCTCGTCTCGGGCCTGCTCGAGGGCCGACCGGCCGACGAACTCCTCGTCGCCGAAGTCGACGACGAAGCCGATTCCCGCCTCGAAGGGGTCGTGCGGTTCGTCCTCGGGGTGGAAGTCCTGTCCCGAGAGCAGCAATCCCGCTTCGAGCCGGAGCGTGTCCCTGGCTCCGAGCCCGCAGCGCCGGACGTCGTCGAATCGCCGATCGATCGCCGTCGCCTCGTTGCCGGGGAAAATGATCTCGACGCCGTCCTCACCCGTGTATCCCGTGCGTGCCACGAGACACTCGACGTCGCCGATCGCCGTCTCCGTCGTCGTGAACGGCTCCAACGCGTCGATCTGCTCGTCCGCCTCGGCGTCGACACGGTCGACTGCCTCGGGCCCCTGGACCGCGATCATTCCGAGTTCGGCGGTCCGGTTCGCGAGCGTGACATCGAGACTCCAGCGGTCGGCGTGCTCGCGCAACCGATCGTACATCGCCTCGTCGTGTCCGGCGTTCGGAACGACGATGTACTCGCTTTCGACCGGGTGATCGTACACGACGATGTCGTCGAGGATGACGCCATCGGATCGGAGGAAAGACGAGTACAGCGCGTCGCCCGGTTCGAGACCGCGCACGTCACTCGGGGTGAGTCGGTGTAACAGCGTCTCCGCTTCGGGTCCGTCGACGGCCAATTGGCCCATATGACTCACGTCGAACAGTCCGACGCCCTCCCGAACGGCCCGGTGTTCCTCGCGGATGGAGTCGAACGAGACCGGCATCTCCCACCCGCCGAAGTCGGTGAAGTCCGCGCCCGCCCGGCAGTGGGATTCGTACAGCGGTGTTTGCTTCGATGACACACCGATTACTACACAACTGCAAGTATTTATACGTTTATTACCCAAATAATAATGTATTCGTTGAATTCTAATCGGATATTTTTCGTTATACGTGAATCTACACGGCCGGCAGCCGGACTGAATCGGCCCCTCGATCCGGGCGGGTAGTCGAAACAGATCAGTGCGTGGAGTCCGCTCCGCGCGGAGTAGTGGGACCAAGACCGATTCGAGCGCAGTATCGCTTGCAGGCCCGCTTCCGTCGCGGGCGAGGTACCTTTCGCCTCTGCGGAAGCCGTGATTCGGACTTTGTCGTGATTCTGGACCGCTTTCGTGTACGATTCAAATTCCATCCAGTTCCACTGCAACTTTTCTCAATTCTCTCCCCGACGAGAGCGGGTCTGCCGCGACTCACGCTTCCAAGGGTGACTGAAAATTCGGTTCTCGTGAATATTTATATACCTCCGCTCCCAACGACCGAGCGTGCCAGACCACGGACGCGAACTGACGACGACCGCCACCTCGCTCCGGATCCTCGACGCGATCGACCGGTTGGAGGGGGCTCGGATGAGCGAGATCGCCGGGGAACTAGACCTGGCTAACAGTACCGTCCACGCGCACCTGACGACGCTCCGGAACCACGAACTCGTCGTGAAGGAGGGCAACGAGTTCTACCTGGGCATCAAGCTCTTCCACCTCGGCGAGCAGGCGCGGCACCGGAAACCCGAGTACGAGATCGTCCGACGGCACGCCCACGAACTGAGCAATCGGCTCAACGAGGAGGTCGCCTTCGCCATCACCGAGCACGGGCGGTCGGTCATCATCTTCGACGAGAACAACGACCCCGCGAAAGAGGGGTTCCAGGTGGGCCGGTACTTCCATATGCACAACTCTGCGAGCGGGAAAGCGATGCTCGCGGAGTTCTCCCGCGAGCGCGTCGAGGAAGTCCTGGAGCGGTGGGGACTGCCCGCGGAGACCGAAAACACGATCCGGAGCGCCGACGAACTCTACGAAGAACTGGAACGGACCCGCGAGCGAGGCTACTCGCTCAACCGACAGGAGGCCCTCGAAGGACTGATGGCCGTCGGAATGGCGATCACGAATCCCGACGGGAGCGTCCTGGGATCGCTCGACGTGTCGGGGCCGCCGTACCGCCTCTCCGAAGAACAGATCGTCCCGGAGTTACGCGAGACGGTAACGCAGATCGAACGCGAAATCGCCTCTCGTACGGAACCGAGTGAATCGGCTCAGTAGTCGTGAATCGGGTCGTCGTCGTCGGTGACGGCCTTGATGTAGCCCAGTTTGTCGTAGGCGATCCACTCTTCGACGTACTTCCACTCGCCGTCGACCTTCTGGATGAGGCAGTTCGCGATCCCGAGGTTCTCTTCCATCGTCTTCCCGGTCGGCGGCCCGTACTCGGTCGGCCCGGTGTTCTCGGCGGTGATCGTCCGCACCATCGAGGTGTAGTAGCCGTCTTCGGGATTGCCCTCCCAGATGATCTTCTCGATGTTCATCTCGGTTTCGGGGAAGGCGTTCAACCGCGCCAGGGTGTCTTCGACGAGCGCCTCGGAGCCGACGATGTCTCCCTCGCCGCCGTGGACGACAACGTCGTCGTCGTAGTACTCGTAGATCTTGCCGACGAGTTTGTCGTCCCAGATCTCTCGGGTGCTCTGTCGGATCATCCGCTCGACGTCGAGTTCGTCGGCCGTCCGCCAGTCTTCGGTCATCGCCGCTCTCCTCGTGGGGAAGTCGCTGTCCGGAAGTCGGTGCCTGCATCGAACGTCGCCGTCGCGTGTCGGCTTGGTTGTCGCACTGAATGAACCCTCATCGAGAAGTCTCCATCGTAGATGTTAAATATTCCGCTCGGGTCGTCTTCCGGGCCGCAGCGTCCGTCGGGAGTCCGCCCCACGAGTCGTCGTCAGCCGTCTCCCCTCAGAAGTACTGCTGATCGTTGCGGAGTCGCTCGAAGACGTCGACGCCCATCTGTTGGAGCAGGTCGATCTTGTCGATGAGGACCCAGTTCTCGGCGAGTTTGTCGCCCTCGCGACGCCAGAAGTCCATCACCCGCATACCGACCGGTTCGTCGGTCGCCGGGAGCCCCATCCACCCGTCGCCGAGGTGCGTCGCCTCGACCGACGGCCATCCCGTCGAGGCGCAGTAGTTACCCTCGGCGAACCGAGCGACGTGGTCGCCGCCCTCGCGGTCGGGGAAGGCTTCGAGGAAGGGTGCCTGGTGGTACTCCTGGAAGCCGTCGATTCCGCGGGTCGTTCCGGTCCCCGCCGGTCCGTACCACATGAAGTCCTCGTGCCAGAACTTCTCGAGGCCCATCCCGTCGAGACCCTCCTCCTCGTAGTCGTGGAGGCCGTCGATCATCCCCTCGACCACCTGGAGCGTCTTTTCGGACGCCTCGTCGTCCTGTTCGTCGAGGAGGACGCCGTCCTGCGTCGTCGGCCCGGGGATGACGACCTCCGGAGCGAGCGCGGGCACGAACTGGTAGCCCGCCTGCCGCATCACGTCGAGGACGTCGACGAGCAAGCGGGTCTCGGCGATCTTGCCGTCCACGACGCGGTGGAACTCGCCGTACCGGAGCCACGTCGCGTGTCCGGTCGCGGGAATGTCCAGCCAGTCGTTCTCGAACGTCCCGACCAGGTTGCCGGCCGCACAGACCCACTCGCCGCCCTCGAACTCGCCGGCGAACAGGATGTAGTCGTTCTTTTCGAGATCCGGGAACGATTCGAGGAGCGGCCCCCAGTACGCGTCGGCGATCGCGTCGGGTCCTTCTACCGCGTTGATCGGTTCCGGGCCGTGCCACTCGGCGTCGGCGTGGTAGTAGTCGGTGAGGAGGTCACCGACGTTCTCCGCGCTCGCGCCGTGGATCTCCTGGGAAAACTCGTGGACTAACCGCTTGCGTTCCGTGGTCATATAACTCACCTAAGCTGGTGCGTAACACAGACAAATAAGTGTCGGTCAGAAGTCGGTGTGAGGCGTCGCGGAGGCAATCAGGGGGGAACGGGACGTACTCGTGGCGTCTCGTGCGCGGCGGCTCACCCGGAATGAGGGCGATTCGAGCCGAGTTGTGGTGGTAGCTAGACGCTCGCTTCTGGACCCCGCGACAGGTCCCGGTTTGGACCCGTCACGGCGTCCCCGTCCACCGAACCGATTCCGGATTGTTCCGGAGCCGTTCGAAGACGTCGACGCCGAACTGCTCGAGGAGGTCGATCGTATCGATGAACACCCAGTTCTCCGCCAGCAGGTCTCCCTCCCGCCGCCAGAAGTCGATGACGCGGAAGGTTACTGTCTCACCGGTGCTCGGGAGGCCAAACAAGCCGTCCCCGCGATGCGTGGCTTCACCGCTCGGCCACGCCGTCCACGCACAGTAGTCACCTTCGGCAACACGGATGGCGTTCCCCCCGGTTCCGCGGTCGGGGAAGGCTTCCAGCCACGGCCCTTGGTGGAACTCCTGAAACCCGTCGACGCCACGGGTGGTACCGATCCCCGCCGGGCCGTACCACATAAAGTCCGTATGCCAGTACGCATCCATATCCATAACATCCAGATTCTCCCCATCGTACGAACCGAGCCCCTCGAAGATCATATCCTCAACCATCTGGAGGGTCTGTTCGGAATCTGATTCTTCCTGCTCGTCAAATAGGAGTCCGTCCTGTGTTGCTGGGCCTGGTCGAACGACTTCGGGCGCAAGTGCCGGGATAAATCGGTAACCCGCCTGTCGCATCACATCAAGCACGTCAAACAGCATCCGCGTCTCTGCTATTTTCCCGTCCACTACGCGATAGAGTGCACCGTACTGGATCCAAGTCGTACGCCCGGTTGCAGGGATGTCGAGCCAGTCTTCATCAAACGTCCCGATAAGCGTCCCTGCCGCACTGACCCACTGCTCGCCTTCGAACTCACCCTCGAGGAGGATGTAGTCGTTCTTTTCGAGGTCGGGAAACGCAGTCAAGAGTGGTTCCCAGCATCCTTGGGCTATCGATTCGACACCGTTCAACTCGTTGAGTGGCTCAGGGCCGTACCACCCCGCGTCATCGTGGTAGAACTCCCCGAGGAGGTCATCGACACTCCCCGCCGTCACGTCGTGGATGGACTGTGAGAACTCGTGGACTACTTGCTTACGTTCAGCTGCCATATGATTCAGTCTCGACTAAGAGAATCGCTCACACGCAGAAATAACTACCGCACGGGGTGGTGCGTCCGAGCGCGTGCTTTCGCCAAGTTATGGCGCGGAGGACCGCCGAACAGACCGTGGATTCTCGCGGAGGCGTTCAAACACGTCGACACCGAGCTGGTTGAGCAGGTCGATCATATCGATGAACACCCAGTTCTCTGCGAGGAGATCCCCCTCTCGCCGCCAAACGTCGATGACGCGCATATCTGTCGAATTCCCAGTCGCTGGCAATCCCAGCCAGCCGTCGCCGAGGTGGGTCCCCACGACGGCGGGCCATCCGGTCGAGGCACAGAAGTTCCCCTCGGCGATACGCGAGTCGTGATGCCCGACCTCCCGATCGGGGAACGCCCGCAGGAACGGGTTCTGATGGAACTCTTGGAACCCGTCGATCCCGCGGGTACTGCCGATCCCTGCGGGGCCGTACCACATAAAGTCCTCGTGCCAGTACCGTTCCATCCCCATATTCTCGAGGCCTTCTTCCTCGTAGGAGTTCAGGCCGTCGAACAGCATCCCTTCGACCAGTTCCATCGTCTGCTGGGTGTCTTCCTCGTCCTGTTCGTCGAGGAGGATCCCGTCTTGGGTCGTCGGCCCCGGGATGACTACTTCGGGGGCCAGTGACGGAACGAACTGATAGCCGGCCTGTCGAAGCACGTCCAGCACGTCGACGATGGTTCGGGTCTCGGCGATTTTCCCGTCCTCGAACCGGTGGAACTCGCCGTAGCGGATCCACGTGGCGTGACCCGTCGCGGGGATGTCGAGCCAGTCGTTCTCGAACGTGCCCACGAGATTGCCGGTCGCACAGACCCATTCGTCGCCCTCGAACTCGCCGCCGAAGAGCACGTAGTCGTTCTTTTCGAGGTCCGGGAACGCCTTCAGCAGGGGCTCCCAGAACTCGGACACCAGTTCACTCCTGCCGGTGAGCGTGTCGATCGGTGCCGGACCGTGCCACTGGACGTCCTCGTGGACGTACTCGGCGACCAAGTCGTCGACGTCTTCGTGAGTCGTTTCGTGAACGGCACGGGAGAATTCGTGTGCTGTCTGTTTGTTTTCCACTCTGGTTGATGACATAGCTTTCACCGATCGGATAAGCCTCGGCGCGAGTTACTCAAAATACTATCGGTGACGCGGGCAGTCAGAAGCATTGTTTCTCCTTCCGAACACGCTCGAAGACGTCGACGCCGAGTTGCTCCAGAAGGTGGATCATATCGATGAACACCCAGTTCTCCGCCAGCAGGTCGCCTTCGCGACGCCAGAAGTCCATCACGCGCATTTCGACCGATTCGCCCGTTGCGGGCAGCCCCAACCAGCCGTCGCCGAGGTGTGTCGCCTCCAGGCTCGGCCAGCCGGTCCACGCGCAGTACGTTCCCTCGGCGACGCGGATGTCGTCACTGTCGGCCTCTCTGTCGGGGAAGGCTTCGAGGAACGGCTCCTGATGATACGCCTGGAAGCCGTCGATACCGCGGGTACTGCCGATCCCTGCGGGACCATACCACATAAAGTCCTCGTGCCAGTACTCGTCCATCCCCATCCCGTCGATGCCCGCGTCTTCGTAGGATTCCAGCCCCTCGAAGATCATTCCCTCGACCAGTTCCAGCGTCTGCTCCGTTTCGGCGGCGTCCGCACTGTCGAGGAGGACGCCGTCCTGCGTCGTCGGTCCGGGGATGACGACCTCCGGAGCGAGCGCGGGCACGAACTGATAGCCGGCCTGCCGCAGCACGTCGAGCACGTCGACGAACAGACGGGTCTCGGCGATCTTGCCGTCCTCGAACCGATGGAACGTGCCGTGCCTGAGCCACGTCGCGTGCCCGGTCGCGGGGACGTCGAGCCAGTCGTTTTCGAACGTCCCGACGAAGTTGCCGGCGGCACACACCCACGTGCTGTCCCGAAACTCCCCGCCGAAGAGGATGTAATCGTTCTGTTCGAGGTCCGGGAACGATTCGAGGAGCGGCGCCCAGTAGCCGCGACTGATCTCGTCGCGGCCGGTGAGCCGTCCGATCGGCGCGGGACCGTGCCACTCCGCGTCCGGATGGTAATAGTCGCCCAACACGTCTCCGATCTGGTCGGTTCCGGTGTTCCGAATCGCCCCAGAGAACTCGTGGACTCGACGCTTGCACTGGCTGTAATCGTTGCTCATCGTTGACTACCGTCTATCGCTGCGTCCCACCGCCACAAAAACAATTCGGAGACTGAGGTGGAACACGACGGGATTCGGGCGGCCCGTCGGTGCGCAACCCGGCGGAGCAGCGGGTCAAGTGACGATAGCTATTTGTATCTCGGTGGAATCTCTCCTCGTATGCCCGAGAGTGCTCCAGTGGTTAGAACGCTCGACATCGCCGATACCGTCTACGACATCACCTGGCAGACCGCCGAGGAAGGCCCCGACATCACCCAGGGCGAACGCCACCGCTCGTACTTCTTCGACCTCCCCGGCGACGTTCCCACCCTCGTCGACACCTGTTTTCAGAACCGCGCCGAATACCTCTTCGAGGGGATCGAACAGACCGGCGTCGAACCCGAGCGGCTCATCATCACGCACCGACACCTCGACCACGTCGGGGCGTTCGACGAGGTAGTCGAGCGGTACGATCTGGAAACGTGGGTGCCCGAGGAGGACAACGTCGCCGAGATCGACGACTACGGCATCGACATCGAAACCGAACCGGATCACCTCTTCGGCGATAGGGAGCAGATCGGCCGGTTCGAG
This portion of the Halobellus litoreus genome encodes:
- a CDS encoding ester cyclase codes for the protein MAAERKQVVHEFSQSIHDVTAGSVDDLLGEFYHDDAGWYGPEPLNELNGVESIAQGCWEPLLTAFPDLEKNDYILLEGEFEGEQWVSAAGTLIGTFDEDWLDIPATGRTTWIQYGALYRVVDGKIAETRMLFDVLDVMRQAGYRFIPALAPEVVRPGPATQDGLLFDEQEESDSEQTLQMVEDMIFEGLGSYDGENLDVMDMDAYWHTDFMWYGPAGIGTTRGVDGFQEFHQGPWLEAFPDRGTGGNAIRVAEGDYCAWTAWPSGEATHRGDGLFGLPSTGETVTFRVIDFWRREGDLLAENWVFIDTIDLLEQFGVDVFERLRNNPESVRWTGTP
- a CDS encoding ester cyclase: MSSTRVENKQTAHEFSRAVHETTHEDVDDLVAEYVHEDVQWHGPAPIDTLTGRSELVSEFWEPLLKAFPDLEKNDYVLFGGEFEGDEWVCATGNLVGTFENDWLDIPATGHATWIRYGEFHRFEDGKIAETRTIVDVLDVLRQAGYQFVPSLAPEVVIPGPTTQDGILLDEQDEEDTQQTMELVEGMLFDGLNSYEEEGLENMGMERYWHEDFMWYGPAGIGSTRGIDGFQEFHQNPFLRAFPDREVGHHDSRIAEGNFCASTGWPAVVGTHLGDGWLGLPATGNSTDMRVIDVWRREGDLLAENWVFIDMIDLLNQLGVDVFERLRENPRSVRRSSAP
- a CDS encoding ester cyclase, with product MSNDYSQCKRRVHEFSGAIRNTGTDQIGDVLGDYYHPDAEWHGPAPIGRLTGRDEISRGYWAPLLESFPDLEQNDYILFGGEFRDSTWVCAAGNFVGTFENDWLDVPATGHATWLRHGTFHRFEDGKIAETRLFVDVLDVLRQAGYQFVPALAPEVVIPGPTTQDGVLLDSADAAETEQTLELVEGMIFEGLESYEDAGIDGMGMDEYWHEDFMWYGPAGIGSTRGIDGFQAYHQEPFLEAFPDREADSDDIRVAEGTYCAWTGWPSLEATHLGDGWLGLPATGESVEMRVMDFWRREGDLLAENWVFIDMIHLLEQLGVDVFERVRKEKQCF
- a CDS encoding MBL fold metallo-hydrolase, which codes for MPESAPVVRTLDIADTVYDITWQTAEEGPDITQGERHRSYFFDLPGDVPTLVDTCFQNRAEYLFEGIEQTGVEPERLIITHRHLDHVGAFDEVVERYDLETWVPEEDNVAEIDDYGIDIETEPDHLFGDREQIGRFETVHVPGHSPGNSVLVDEEAGIAHCADTVSGSDRRGLPPGYLLHPPQATHTNQPPEAAVEAEKNLDKLLDYEFDVALLNHGTPVFEDASKKLERYVNFESNFSGEGRSIHANDRKTIDADELYSRLDE